The sequence CTTTTTGGTAAACTTTTATCGCATTATTTCCACTGGCAACCACCTTGTTTTTAATGATTGCGATATGCTTACCTCTATAGCTCTCAAGTTCATCGGTGGCATTAGCAAACCATTTTAATTCTTCGCTCATTTTTTTCTAATAATTAATTGAATCAAAAATAGTAAAGATCATTGAAATTGCAAAATTTTAAAGTATATTTTATGTAAAGAAAAGTTTTGGTCTTGAAAAAACTAAAACTTTAACCCAGCGCCTATACTGATGCTTAGATCATTAAATTTATAAAATTCTTTCATTTCATAGTCAAATCCTGCGGTTCTTTGTTGTTTTATTGATAAACCAGGATTGTGTACTCTTTGCCATCTGCTGCCTAAAAACAAAATATCAACC comes from Cytophagales bacterium and encodes:
- a CDS encoding succinyl-CoA synthetase subunit alpha, encoding MSEELKWFANATDELESYRGKHIAIIKNKVVASGNNAIKVYQKAKKEHPDKNPVLAFVRKEGLFI